A genomic region of Melanotaenia boesemani isolate fMelBoe1 chromosome 21, fMelBoe1.pri, whole genome shotgun sequence contains the following coding sequences:
- the LOC121632956 gene encoding zinc finger protein OZF-like produces the protein MKEVDCLQQKYTDSLTLEKKLESKRLGVHHQLQDVVNHSAVFPADVQQQLVVKEELPLEWSCSLDPEPLHLKEEEGGLWTSEEGEQHHRQKEDDISRFPFTVTVKKEDGEEESQSSQLHRIKTEDSRETEPPTCSSDTQMKTETDEEDHGGPEPTRNPDPYSLLQPNSYEKTSDFFETEVSIDDDDDDVDLQQQFSDSGSETEDSDSGWKESRAPDSGVNTDVGSSSTKKSLNCSVCGKQFIYKRSLQKHMTWHSQVNVSAGEKPFACHDCGKRFSQQKILKTHMKVHTGEQLFSCEHCGKRFCQQSQLRAHMTVHTGERPFACSCCGKRFRRNTDLTVHMRGHTGVKPFGCSNCGKRFSRHGSLLRHSRLHTGEKPFGCDECGKRFRCTFRLQAHIRIHTGEKPFVCALCGEKFREQKNLNRHMRTHTGPKPFVCDVCGKKFVHQNYFNIHIRAHKGEKPFDCDVCGKRFTQRGSLNRHMKTHTG, from the exons ATGAAGGAAGTGGATTGTCTTCAGCAGAAGTACACTGATAGTCTGACTTTAGAAAAGAAATTGGAGAGTAAACGCCTTGGTGTTCATCATCAGCTGCAGGATGTTGTAAACCACAGTGCTG tgttcCCTGCAGATGTCCAACAGCAGTTGGTGGTTAAAGAAGAACTTCCCCTTGAATGGAGCTGCAGTCTGGACCCAGAACCCCTCCACTTaaaggaggaagaggggggACTCTGGACCAGTGAGGAGGGAGAGCAACATCATAGGCAGAAAGAGGATGATATCAGCAGGTTTCCATTCACTGTTACTGTGAAGAAAGAAGATGGTGAAGAGGAATCTCAGTCCTCACAGCTCCATCGGATTAAAACTGAGGACAGCAGAGAGACAGAACCTCCAACCTGCAGCTCCGATACtcagatgaaaacagaaactgatgaagaggaccatGGAGGACCAGAACCAACCAGGAACCCAGATCCATATAGTCTTTTACAACCAAACTCTTATGAGAAGACTTCAGATTTCTTTGAGACAGAGGTCagtattgatgatgatgatgatgatgttgacttgcagcagcaattttcagattcTGGATCTGAAACAGAAGACAGTGACAGTGGCTGGAAGGAGAGCAGGGCACCCGACTCAGGCGTAAACACTGATGTGGGAAGTTCTTCTACCAAGAAGTCTTTAAACTGCTCTGTTTGCGGTAAACAGTTTATCTACAAGCGGTCTCTTCAGAAACACATGACGTGGCACTCTCAGGTTAACGTTAGCGCAGGAGAGAAGCCCTTCGCTTGTCATGACTGTGGTAAAAGATTCAGCCAGCAGAAAATCCTCAAAACACACATGaaagtccacacaggagagcaGCTGTTCAGCTGTGAGCACTGTGGGAAGAGATTTTGCCAGCAGTCACAACTGAGGGCGCACATGACCGTCCATACAGGAGAACGTCCATTCGCTTGCAGTTGTTGTGGTAAAAGATTTAGACGCAACACCGATCTCACGGTCCACATGAGAGGACACACGGGCGTGAAGCCGTTCGGCTGCAGCAACTGCGGAAAAAGATTCTCGCGGCACGGAAGTCTGCTGAGACACAGTCGGCTCCACACGGGAGAGAAACCGTTCGGCTGTGACGAATGTGGTAAGAGGTTCAGATGTACCTTCAGACTTCAGGCTCACATCAGAATCCATACGGGGGAGAAACCGTTTGTATGCGCCCTTTGTGGTGAAaaatttagagaacagaaaaacCTGAACAGACACATGAGGACACACACCGGACCGAAACCGTTTGTTTGTGATGTATGTGGGAAAAAGTTTGTGCATCAAAActattttaacattcacatacgAGCCCACAAAGGAGAAAAACCTTTTGATTGTGACGTGTGTGGCAAAAGATTTACTCAGCGAGGAAGTCTAAATAGACACATGAAAACCCACACAGGGTAG